DNA sequence from the Coregonus clupeaformis isolate EN_2021a chromosome 30, ASM2061545v1, whole genome shotgun sequence genome:
gtggctgaaatagccgaattcactaatttgaagggatgtccacatacttttgtatatatagtgtatcataattatttgcatcaatccagtggccatttattttgcaaactccatctcatgtgctacagaaacacctCTAAGCAAACaacagtgctaggtgcctgcacacttgaattaaaggttaactacacaaaaacaaatcttagatttttcccaaacctcaaaagtggtctactgatgtggtttaagcatttttATGGACTTAGAtaatacaattacattgttttctGTAAGAAGTGTGACAGAACGTAAACCTTACAGAAATGGGAAAAAATCTGAAACCTGTGAATTTGTGACTCAGTTGACAGCCTCATTTATCGgtttcaatagtaggcctactaatAGCCTACTTGTACAGTACATCTTGGGTTGGtctgactgtgaaagaccaaaATGGGATTTATAattttaggtcattcagagtgtatgtcactgtttctcatagaatttttcacacagggcaccTTTCCTTCGCCTGGCGGGACGTTTGGAAAAATGTTGGCAAAATGAGAGAATACCCACTTtcccaggcaccactacacccctGATTGAcgttaaatacagtggggaaaaaaagtatttagtcagccaccaattgtgcaagttctcccacttaaaaagatgagagaggcctgtaattttcatcataggtacacgtcaactatgacagacaaattgagaaaaaaaattccagaaaatcacattgtaggatttgtaatgaatttatttgcaaattatggtggaaaataagtattaggtcacctacaaacaagctagatttctggctctcacagacctgtaacttcttctttaagaggctcctctgtcctccactcgttacctgtattaatggcacctgtttgaacttgttatcagtataaaagacacctgtccacaacctcaaacagtcacactccaaactccactatggccaagaccaaagagctgtcaaaggacaccagaaacaaaattgtagacctgcaccaggctgggaagactgaatctgcaataggtaagcagcttggtttgaagaaatcaactgtgggagcaattattaggaaatggaagacatacaagaccactgataatctccctcgatctggggctccacgcaagatctcaccccgtggggtcaaaatgatcacaagaacggtgagcaaaaatcccagaaccacacggggggacctagtgaatgacctgcagagagctgggaccaaagtaacaaagccaaccatcagtaacacactatgccgccagggactcaaatcctgcagtgccagacgtgtccccctgcttaagccagtacatgtccaggcccgtctgaagtttgctagagtgcatttggatgatccagaagaggattgggagaatgtcatatggtcagatgaaaccaaaatagaacttttttggtaaaaactcaactcgtcgtgtttggaggacaaagaatgctgagttgcatccaaagaacaccatacctactgtgaagcatgggggtggaaacatcatgctttggggctgtttttctgcaaagggaccaggacgactgatccgtgtaaaggaaagaatgaatggggccatgtatcgtgagattttgagtgaaaacctccttccatcagcaagggcattgaagatgaaacgtggctgggtctttcagcatgacaatgatcacaaacacaccgcccgggcaacgaaggagtggcttcgtaagaagcatttcaaggtcctggagtggcctagccagtctccagatctcaaccccatagaaaatctttggagggagttgaaagtccgtgttgcccagcgacagccccaaaacatcactgctctagaggagatctgcatggaggaatgggccaaaataccagcaacagtgtgtgaaaaccttgtgaagacttacagaaaacgtttgacctgtgtcattgccaacaaagggtatataacaaagtattgagaaacttttgttattgaccaaatacttattttccaccataatttgcaaataaattcataaaaaatcttacaatgtgattttctggattttttttctctaattttgtctgtcatagttgacgtgtacctatgatgaaaattacaggcctctctcatctttttaagtgggagaacttgcacaattggtggctgactaaatactttttttctccactgtatatgTGAGAGAATATGGTCAAGAAGATTGAGTTCTCTGAACTCGCTACTGATTCTCTTTTGGAGGGATTTACATGTCAGCTTTGGTTAAAGTTTATTCATGTTCTTTGGACCGTGGGATTTTCCGAAGCTCCTGGGTAGTTTGCTTAAAAGATGCAGGAGTTATTTGACTGCGGTGTTCCTTTTTAGGTAGTGTGTGTACAGGGCCCTTGCTATATTGTCTTTACCTGAATCCTCACATCCACTTTCTTTGCCTCCTTCTCATTGGAGGAAAAGATCCGCTGTCCTCCAATTCGTTTAGAGAAGGCGAGGAAAGAGGATGTGAGGAATCAGGAAACCTATGAGGAAGAGCCATGGATTGGTTAGCTAGATGGTGGTGGTGAGTTAAGGAGGCACTCTGATTGGTGGGCTGTGTGGACACGTGAGAGGGGACCAGTAGAGTAGCAGCAGGGTCAtaatagcagtagtagcagcagggTCAGCTCCACTCCACACTGACTGAGCACTGGGGCATCATGcagaggaagagcagcttcacTGGGCTCCTCATCACTGCTCTGTGTGCAGTGGCCTCTGATAAACTCAGAGAATATCACTATGTGTCTGAACAGAAGACCTGGTCAGAGGCTCAGCAGTACTGCCGTGAGCACTACACTGACCTGGCCTTCATCAGCAACCAGGAAGAAGTAGATCAGCTCTCTCCCATTTCAAGGGGTGATTGGACCTGGATTGGTTTGCACAGAGATGCTAATGACCCAACAGGATGGACATGGTCAGGAGGAGAGAAATTACAATTTATGGTTTGGAAATCAGGAGAGCCAAACCATGCTGGTGGCATTAAGGACTGTGTCATGGTACAGTGGGATATGAGATGGATGGATTCGCCGTGCTTCCGGAAACACCCCTTCTTCTGCTACAAGGAGAAGCTGATCCTGGTTCAGGAGATGAAGACGTGGGAGGAGGCTCTGGAGTACTGCAGGGATCACTACACAGACCTCCCCAGCCTGCTCTCTGAGACTGAGCATCTCCAGGCCCAGAGCAAGATGGAGGGCGCCCAGACGGACCATGTGTGGACGGGTCTGATGTTCCTGGCCAGCAAGTGGCTGTGGGTGAACGGGGATCCCCTGGAGTACCAGGCCTGGACCGGGGGGAAGCTGCCCCACTGCCCTGCCCAATACCTCCACTGTGGGACCCTGACCAGAGATGAAGAGCACTGGGGAACCAGGaactgtgaggagaggaggaactTCCTCTGCTACAGAGCGTGAGCCCCAGAGGAGAGAGATATTACTGTAGTAGATATGATCATCTATGTATGCTCTCTACTTATTACTAGTTAACTTTGTGATTGATTATTCACTCTATTTACTTGTGTGCTGCATATAAACCGATTGGGTTAACCCACGGGGCGGCAGGTGTCCTAGCGGACCAGTAACcaaaaaggtcgctggttcgaatacctgatccaacaaggtgaaaaatctgttgatatgCACTTGAgtaaagcacttaaccctaatttgctccaggggcaccgtactactatggctgaccctataaaacacgtgtcaaactcattccactgaGGGTTTttgctccacccttgtacttgattgatggaTTAAGGGCACTaattcccctcacctggttgtctaggtcttaattgaaaggtaaAACCAGCAGACACATGACCCTCcgtgtaaaacaacacatttcactgtatctatctggtgtatgtgacaataaaacatagaTTTTTTGTGCGTGTTTCCTACAATAGTCTATTTTTGTACCAATAGATACTGTGGTTATGATAGTGTGTGCTTTGTGTGTACAAAGACCAGACCACTGGGCTCAGATGTCAGTTcgacatctagttttgatttaaattTAATTGAGTTGGgaattaaaacatgtttttaaccaTGTCATTCGATTTAGGGAGGGTAAAAAATATAAGAAATCATGAAATTCCTTCAGGTTGATGACtctttgcaaatccaatcagttttcgaCTTTGATtcattactgttattttattttacttctgctctttttttctcaacactttttgttgttttatttttttaaataaatgcactgttggttaagggctgtaagtaagcatttcactgtaatgtctgcacctgttgtattcggcgcatgtggccaataaaatttgatttgatttgatcatctgAATGGAAAACAtagattttttgttttgttaaaaAATGACGTGGAagcaacattgattcaaccagtttgtgcccagtgggaagtcacCTAGCTCATATTCTGTTTCATAATTATATAACATGATAAAACAGTACAAATGCAAAGCTGCTGCTGTATTCTAGTTACTAGCATCTAGTACATGTAAACTCCATGTTAACTCCTCCTTCAGCCTGTAGGCCTAAGTCTGTGTATTATTAGCTTGGACAGTAACAGTAGATATGAACAAACAtatcatgtagtgtatattatgtAATGAAACCGACTGTttgaatgaaataaataattaactTAGACAAAGATTATACATTCCTTCTCATTTTTATTGGTGCACCTAGCAATAATAATAAATAGCAGAACATCTCATTGAAAGAGCAAAACTTCTCATTGATAACCTGTCATGTACCATATATTTATCTGAAATAGTGAAAATAGTTACTAAGTATTTACATGTTTTATGGTTACAAAAGGACATAATCCAAAATGCACTTGAAGGAATTGACAATAACTGCAAATCAAATCACAATCTATTTAAAGtgggggacagagggggaggtatggaagtagggagagagagacagaagggggaggaaggagggagagtgatacagaggggggaggtaggtacagaaggagggagagagacagaggggggaggtgggtgcaggaaggagggagagagagacagaggggggaggtaggtacaggaaggagggagagagagacagaggggggaggtaggtacaggaaggagggagagagagacagatggtgaTCTGGGAAACCTGTTGTCTGGGAGGTGTCCTTGTGTAtcgctttgttgttgttgttgttgttgtttggtaTATTAATTTAGCTAACTATATCTGGTACAATGTATCTGATTTCAGCCTCTGGTCCATCAAATAaacgtaataataataataataataataaattaatCTGTTTCATCTGACAGTTTTGTCCAGTAATAGTCATTGTAACAACCACAAGCACTGTGAAGTGTGGTCTGTGTAAAATAACGGGCTGGACCAAAGATTATATTCTGAACACTAAACCAACTTTGTACATTGTCCCCTAAACCGGGCATTCATCTACTAAATTCCATAGGTTGTAATTATAATTATACATTTACAAACAGTATATTTTACCTCGTATCACAAACACCCATGTCATTCAAACAGTGCTCTTGAATTTCATCATAAAGACAGAATAAAACAAATGTAGTTAACGAAGCAGGAAATAAGTTCATTGGAGTGTTTTTCTGGTGCTGTGCTGGACTTCTGATAGAACCTGTGAGAGGATatgcagtgcatttggaaagtattcagaccccttgactttttacacattttgttacgttacagccttattctaaaatgcttacccaagaagactcaaggctgtaatcgctgccaaaggtgcttcaacaaagtactgagtaaagggtctgaatacttatgtaaatgtaatatttaagttttacattttttatacatttccaaaaacctgcttttgctttgtcattatggggtgattgtgtgtagattgatgaggggaaaaaaacaatttaatcaattttagaacaaggctgtaacgtacatTTTTTtggaaaaaagtaaaggggtctgaatactttctgaatacactgtatttgagcataatgtaggcctaccaacaaaaccaatggagcacatcccataacattttcacatggaaatagcttttgatttctatgatatagcctacagtagcctatatgtggtgttcaatgcaggcctacattgcatgagactttaaaaaagtttttacattacgaagggcttgacattaattaattattttttacttggtctgtaacaccatgggccaagtcggtgactgtaaattgcattgtattgtatatgatgcaagaaaccattttacaaaatacaattaattattattaccaaacagagaattagacaatgtaggctacccctctgcctattggcttatttgcatattcaagcctgtctcaaaatgcAACACTGCCTGTTGCGCTCTGGTTCTGCCTACAACCAAATCACAGAAtcaatcttgcaaagttagatttgttttggtttgttgcattgaaaaggggctgatataatgttgattcgatcacagaaaaaacTTGATCTGTAAAGTAATGGGGCAAACTTTCAATCTCTTGCGTCTCTGCACAGCCTGGCATTTCTTCTGCACAGCAGTTCTGGAAGAGATGTGCGGCTGCACACTTGTAGAGGGAAcattgtccaccacccaaaggacatccagccaatttgacataaCTGTGGTAATTACTGGAGTTAACatcggccagcatccctgtggaacgctttcgacaccttgtaagagttcatgccccgacgaattgaggctgttctgagggctaagtacattttcaaatataatccccagtggtgtaaagtactacttaagtagtttttgggggcatctgtactttactttactgtttatatttttcacaacttttacttttacttcactacattcctaaagaaaataatgtactttttactccatacatttcccctgacaccaaaaagtactggtcacattttgaatgcttagcaggacagaaattgaccaattcacgcacttgtcaagagaacatccctggtcatctctactgcctttgatctggcgactcactaaacacaaatgctttgtttttgAATGATGTCTgattgttggagtgtgcccctggctatccgtaaataaatacaaaaaacacgaacaattgtgccatctggttagcttaatataaggaatttgaaatgatttatacttttacttttgatacttaagtcaagttttgcaattacatttacttttgatacttaagtatatttaaaacaaaaaatacttttagacttttactcaagtagtaatttatgttactgggtgactttcacttttacttgagtcatatccTATTAAGGTATCTTAACTTTGATTCAagcatgacaattgggtactttttccaccactgctaatTCCTGGATAGGTGtacaataaaaacatttatatttgtgCCAGAGTCTGTTCTTGTGGTAGTGCTGCCGATGCCGGACCAAACATTGCCCAACTTGGGGTGGTTTCAAAACTCACCCTTCACGTTTAGACTGTCGTTCTTCATTCCTCTCTATATGAGTACATCCAATAAAGGAAACGTATGAATGTTGAATGGATGTCCACTCTTCATTACAAAAAAAAGCATTGATATATGAGGATTCTAGGTTTGAAATTAGTTATTTTCAATTGCAGCCATCAGAATTATGTAAAATATCTGTGTATATGTTAATGTCCTATCAATTCAACAGTGgtataataatattagtaatagaTTTTCAGTTATTGTCAATTCTATGTTTCCTTCAGGTGGATTTTGGATTACTAGTTGACTTCCCACTGTGCACAAACTGGTTGCAAGGATCCTAAGCCATGAAGGTGGGATCACAGACATTGAAGTTCTGCAAGTAAGTGTTTTACGTTTCAGAAAGACTCAAAATACTTTCTTGCATACATACTTGCTCCTGGAGGGCAACATTTTAAATCGTAATTAAATTATCTGATTAAGTATAGACCACAGTCAATGGGCAATGTTAAGCTCATGAAAACATTCAACATTTGTGTTAACAGAGTTTGCGTTAACCAGAGTTCGTTAACAAGAAGGTCATGACGGATATTTGTGTATTTTCCAACTGTCTGCAGGCAGCTTTGCTCCATGACACAGTGGAGGACACTGACACCAGCATAGGAGAGCTACAGGTCGTCTTTGGGCAAACAGTGGCGCGGATCGTTCAGGAAGTGACAGACGACAAGGCGCTACCCAAGCAGGAGAGGAAACGTCAGCAGGTGGAGCACGCACCTCATGCCAGTCACCAGGCAAAACTGGTCAAACTGGCTGACAAACTGTACAACCTGAGGGACCTCAACCGCTGCACGCCCACAGGTGAttgtagggtgtccaatcaaaaacgcatatgtggaccaatgggtaaaataatgttatagatatacagtgcattcggaaagtattcagaccccttgactttttccacattgttatgttacagccttattttaaaattgattaaatagtttttcccccctcaatctacacacaataccccattatgacaaagcaaaaaccggattttagaaatgtttgcaaatttataaagaataaactgatatcacatttacataagtattcagaccctttactcaatactttgttgaagcacctttggcagcgataacagcctcgagtcttcttgggtatgacactacaaacttgacccacctgtatttggtgagtttctcccattcttctctgcagatcctctcaagctctgtcaggttggatggagagcatcgctgcacagctattttcaggtctctccagagatgttcgatcggattcaagtccgggctctggctgggccactcaaggacattcagagacttgtcccgaagccactcctgcgtggtcttggctgtgtgcttaggtcgttgtcctgctggaaggtgaagcttcacccccagtctgaggtcctgagcactctggagcaggttttcaacaaggatctctctgtactttgctccgtttcatctttccctcgatcctgactagtctcccagttcctgccgctgaaaaacatccccacagcatgatgctgccaccaccatgcttcaccgtagggatggtgccaagtttcctccagacgtgatgcttggcattcaggccaaatacttaaatcttggtttcatcagaccagagaatcttgtttctcatggtctgagattctttaggtgccttttggcaaactccaagcggactgtcatgtaccttttactgaagagtggcttccatctggccaccctaccataaaggcctgattggtggagtgctgcagagatggttgtccttctggtaggttctcccaccttcacagaggagctctgtcagagtgaccatcgagttcttggtcacctccctgacaaaggcccttctccgattgctcagtttggccgggcggccagctctaggaagagtcttggtggttccaaacttctttttggtacccttccacagatctgttcctcgacacaatcctgtctcggagctctacagacaattcctccgacctcatggcttggtttttgctctgacatgcactgtcaactgtggaccttatatagacagttgtgtgcctttccaaatcatgtccaatcaattgaatttaccacaggtggactccaatcaagttgtagaaaacatcaaggatgatcaatggaaacaggatgcaacggagctcaatttcgagtctcatagcaaagggtctgaataattatgtaaataaggtatttatttttgatagatttgcaaaaatttctaaacccGTTTTGGttttcgtcattatggggtattgtgtgtagattgcggggaaaaaataattgaatccattttagaataaggctgtaacgtaacaaaatgtggaaaaagtcaaggggtctgaatactttccgaatgcactgtaggtaccattgacttgcattggatgtGCCACAAATGCCAGGTGACCGAttttataaaataataaatagCAAGAGCAGCACCATTTAGTGGTTAGAAGCTGGTAATATCAGGATGCATgatgggacataaacctaacaacttcaatgactaatttctctgaactgGGGAAACAACTCTTATTTTCttcctatctctttctctctggctctTTGCTCCTCTTCACTTGCTTCCCTCGCTGGTTGTCTGACTGTCCCTCTCTTTACCCCCATCCCATATCTTATATTTCTTCTGTGTTGTGGTTGCCAGGTTGGACGGCAGAGCGTGTTCAGGAGTACTTTGT
Encoded proteins:
- the LOC121583586 gene encoding guanosine-3',5'-bis(diphosphate) 3'-pyrophosphohydrolase MESH1-like — encoded protein: LPTVHKLVARILSHEGGITDIEVLQAALLHDTVEDTDTSIGELQVVFGQTVARIVQEVTDDKALPKQERKRQQVEHAPHASHQAKLVKLADKLYNLRDLNRCTPTGWTAERVQEYFVWAAQVVRGLRGTNPALEGHLQELFRQRGVDL